GGCCCATTCCCTTGTATAGTTATTGATATATAGTTTCGGGAGCGTGCGGGGAGGGGAAAACCCGAGTCCGGTCAGCAGGTCGAGATTGTACTCGGCCTCGTGCTTCTCGTTGCGCGAGCGGTTCTGAACGAGCCGGTGGGTCAGCAGAAACTGCCAGATGTTCGATGCGCGGCCGGCCATGAGGGGAATCCGGGCGAGCCAGCAGGCCGTGATGGCTCTGCCGGACGGATGAACCAGGATGGCGGCGTCCGGCTTGTGCGAGCGAATCTCGCGGACCAGGTCGAGAAAGGGCTGCTGGACGCCATCCGGGTCGTCGAGCAGCACCTCGTCGATGTCGGGATGCCCCAGCAGGAGGGGGGCCGTGTACGAACGGACATGGGCGATGAGCTTCGCCCGAGGGCATAACTGTCGCAGGGCGGTGAACACCGGCAGCGTCAGTACGACATCGCCGATGCGGTCGGTTCGCGATATCAGGATGCTCTCGAGCTGGTGGGTCATGCGAACTCGATTTCCAGGCTCAGCTTCATGACAAGCGCGTTGCGGTCCGAGATGCCGTAGACGGAGGAGAACGTTTTTTCGATCAGATTCGAGAGCCATTGCCGGTCTTCATCGCCATGGCTCTGACAATCGATGGCATGGTTCGGACAGCCTTTCGCGGGGGCGGCCCAGCCGAGCTGCTCGAGCGTCTTCTCCCGTTCCGGCGACAACTGCCGGTCCGGCTCGAGAAATCTGTTGCTGACGGCTTCGACATGGAGATGGGGCGAGTCGATGCCGCCGGCGATCTGGATGTAATACCCGGTCGCCGGATGATCGATGATCAGGACGTTTCCGGGGCAGCCTTCCGTCTGGAGCCGCCGGATCACGTCGGCGAGTGGAGCCTGGACGATCAACATGTTCCGATTCCTTTCGCGAGCAGATTGTCGGCGGCCGCCGTCACGGCATCGACCGTCACGCTTTCCAAGCAGATGCGCGTTCCGTACCGGCACTCCCGCCGACGGCACGGCGTACCGCCGGGACACGCCCGGCCGCGCACGATGGCGGCGCGTTCGCTCATCGGTCCCGTTCGGGCCATGTCGGTCGGGCCGACCGGGACGACCAGGGGGGCGCCGAGGGCCGCCCCAAGATGCATTGTGCCCGAATCGTTGCACGCAAGCAAGCGGGCCCCGGCCAGCAGGC
The DNA window shown above is from Candidatus Ozemobacteraceae bacterium and carries:
- a CDS encoding glycosyltransferase family 9 protein translates to MTHQLESILISRTDRIGDVVLTLPVFTALRQLCPRAKLIAHVRSYTAPLLLGHPDIDEVLLDDPDGVQQPFLDLVREIRSHKPDAAILVHPSGRAITACWLARIPLMAGRASNIWQFLLTHRLVQNRSRNEKHEAEYNLDLLTGLGFSPPRTLPKLYINNYTREWAARRLASAGMTTPPVFVHPGHGGSAHNLPLGRYVELVSGLRGAELPVVVTLGPAERSLAEAFGPPIPGEFTVIDDAPDAAHLAALLASGFGFAGGSTGPMHLAAAAGIHTIAFFPRREAMTPYRWGPLGPLAHVLMPPEEAGD